From one Geoalkalibacter halelectricus genomic stretch:
- the dut gene encoding dUTP diphosphatase, with product MEIAVQKLRPEAVMPRYMTDLAAGMDLCAAITWPLTLRPGERALVPTGLALAIPRGYEGQVRPRSGLALNHGVTLVNAPGTIDADYRGEIGIILINHGQMDFTVKPGDRIAQMVIARVVQASLREVATLDETSRNSGGFGHTGFRIEIDNA from the coding sequence ATGGAAATTGCCGTTCAGAAATTACGCCCCGAGGCGGTGATGCCGCGCTACATGACCGATCTGGCCGCCGGTATGGATTTGTGCGCTGCGATCACCTGGCCCCTGACCCTGCGGCCCGGCGAGCGAGCCCTGGTGCCCACCGGCTTGGCCCTGGCCATTCCCCGGGGGTATGAAGGGCAGGTTCGTCCGCGCTCCGGGCTGGCCCTCAATCACGGCGTGACCCTGGTTAACGCGCCGGGTACCATCGACGCTGATTATCGTGGAGAAATCGGCATCATTCTCATCAATCATGGCCAGATGGACTTTACCGTCAAGCCCGGGGATCGCATCGCGCAAATGGTGATCGCGCGCGTGGTGCAGGCAAGCCTGCGCGAGGTGGCCACGCTGGATGAGACCAGCCGCAATTCGGGCGGCTTCGGCCACACCGGTTTTCGCATCGAGATCGACAATGCCTGA
- a CDS encoding YbeD family protein has protein sequence MPEQPRAEDLMTFPCEHLFKAMGPNSVVFIEKVRRAVAQTVPLSQDAVRTRASGKGNYLSVSVRVNLENFSQLTRIYADLRKIDELKFLL, from the coding sequence ATGCCTGAGCAGCCGAGAGCCGAAGACCTCATGACCTTCCCCTGCGAACACCTGTTCAAGGCCATGGGACCCAACAGTGTCGTGTTTATCGAAAAGGTCCGCCGGGCGGTGGCGCAAACCGTTCCTCTAAGTCAGGACGCCGTGCGAACACGCGCCAGCGGCAAGGGAAATTATCTCTCTGTTTCGGTGCGGGTGAACCTGGAGAATTTTTCGCAACTTACGCGGATTTATGCCGATTTGCGTAAAATTGACGAACTTAAATTCCTGCTTTGA
- a CDS encoding L-threonylcarbamoyladenylate synthase: MVLAINPQNPQDRLINQVVEKLKQGGVIAYPTDTTYGIGCDIFNKKGVKNIFQIKKRDLRKPFSFICADLSDVSNYAQVSNFAFKIMKRHLPGPYTFVLEATRIVPDSLVTKQKTVGIRIPENPIALSIVRALGHPLVTTSANISGEDVYHDPLDIEEHLGRMLDLVIDGGILRGDPSTVISLIGDRVEVLREGAGDLSWIHQL, encoded by the coding sequence ATGGTTCTGGCAATCAATCCGCAAAACCCACAAGACCGCTTGATCAACCAGGTGGTGGAAAAACTCAAGCAAGGCGGTGTCATCGCTTATCCCACCGATACCACCTACGGCATCGGCTGTGACATTTTCAATAAAAAGGGCGTAAAAAATATCTTTCAGATCAAAAAGCGCGACCTGCGCAAGCCCTTTTCCTTTATTTGCGCCGATCTGTCCGATGTGTCCAATTATGCCCAGGTTAGCAATTTTGCCTTCAAGATCATGAAGCGCCACCTTCCGGGGCCCTATACCTTTGTGCTTGAGGCGACCCGCATCGTTCCCGACAGCTTGGTGACCAAGCAGAAAACCGTGGGGATTCGCATTCCGGAAAACCCCATCGCCCTCTCCATCGTGCGCGCTCTCGGTCATCCTCTGGTCACCACCAGCGCTAATATATCCGGCGAGGATGTTTACCATGATCCACTGGATATCGAGGAGCACTTGGGACGCATGCTTGACTTGGTCATCGACGGCGGCATCCTGCGCGGCGATCCTTCGACCGTCATCAGCCTGATCGGCGACCGTGTCGAGGTGCTGCGCGAAGGAGCCGGTGATCTGAGCTGGATCCATCAGCTCTAA
- a CDS encoding PDZ domain-containing protein — MKSTKLWPAWILVWVLMAAPLSLGFAAEQRPMGSVGLQVVPTSKGELVVLAVVENSPAQAAGVLPGDLIIAVDGFPLRDSDFAEVVSQYLWGPVGSHSAITLLRPGREGIKQVRIERIRLQNVDVRSPPGVEMLAPAKQ; from the coding sequence GTGAAATCCACCAAACTCTGGCCGGCATGGATTCTTGTCTGGGTGCTCATGGCCGCTCCACTCTCCCTCGGTTTTGCCGCGGAACAACGGCCCATGGGCAGCGTCGGTCTGCAGGTGGTGCCGACATCAAAAGGGGAACTGGTGGTTCTGGCGGTGGTGGAGAATTCACCGGCGCAGGCTGCCGGAGTGTTGCCCGGCGATTTGATTATCGCGGTGGACGGATTTCCCCTGCGCGACAGCGATTTTGCCGAGGTGGTCAGCCAGTACCTGTGGGGGCCGGTGGGTAGCCATTCAGCCATTACTCTGTTGCGCCCTGGTCGTGAGGGGATCAAGCAGGTGCGCATCGAGCGTATTCGTCTCCAAAATGTCGATGTGCGCAGCCCACCGGGCGTGGAAATGCTGGCGCCCGCTAAGCAGTGA